A single Bacteroidales bacterium DNA region contains:
- the porU gene encoding type IX secretion system sortase PorU, with the protein MNRLFLSVFILFSLSSFSQKCILPVSISWENPVDNYNSSSDNKVIYFSNAKYYDNNSLPFFENNIPLQSTEIINNANIEEPVFITPSEEELNILSTNKIIISNENILINTRYEIAAKKRSGILSFIPFRKNVTTGKIEKLKSADIIFEKTPVLNSTKQKHSYAENSLLSTGTWYKLKVKEEGVYKITYNDLIQQGIDVSSINPLNIRIFGNGGGMLTEANWESNFDDLIENAIYVEGESDGVFNANDYILFYGQAATKVNYDTLKNIFYHVNNIYSDYTYYFINFNSQPGKRIATQASETSTPNYIITKFNDFYYHEKDSINILKSGKEWYGEYFDGISEKNITFKIPNIDISTPAILKLNIAARNSNDTSIIEFSTDNKNKSFTIQPIPAGFTADYAIIGEDSLSFPPNDENINVNIKNTTAGAVAWLNFIEINAVRNLIFSSPQMLFRNTSCIGTGKITEFKLANVSPDIKIWDITDPFNISNQEFSINAATASFSLATDSLKQFIAFDYTNFYKSEFIGKVENQNIHGSTTPDMVIVTNPLFKTQAQRIANIHETLDNFNVAIYTPEEIYNEFSSGSPDITAIRNMMRMFYDRSDATNDYHKYLLLFGDASYDYKGILPGNTNFVPTYQSHSSLVLVTSYLTDDYYGVLDSTEGYYSNGSLDIGIGRFPVKTIEEAQGVVNKIEAYLSKNDTYTETNGCNTYTQENSGDWRNISCFIADDEDNDLHIDHAETIAKYVDTTYNNNNVYKIYLDAYKQFDNSYPDVNKAIDEQLQRGCLLLNYTGHGGETGLAGEGIVQISDILKWSNINNMPAFITASCEFSRFDDPSRTSAGELVLLNPHGGGIALFTTTRIAFAYSNLNFNKSFCKNVFLKDSINGYPRLGDILSKCKNENGCIINIRHIVLLGDPALRLSYPENTVVTTHINNHEIQTVPDTLIPLKQYTIKGIIQDAGGNKLSNFNGLIYPTVYDSKIWNTTLANDATSIPYLFNTQEKIIFKGKTSVINGDFEFSFVVPKDLNIDYGQARISYYAKNEYTDANGYYEGSDFMIGGIESTTTNDDKGPDIKLYINDTTFISGGTTDANPIFIAYLEDTTGIQCTGYELGHDMVATLDDSVKYILNDYYTPEMNTYKKGIINFPFTSLSEGIHTINLKAWDIANNSSSTTIPFIVTKPGNLSFKNLFNFPNPFNESTCFYFEHNQPCCDIDVEIEIFNITGLLVKEIKQTILTSGNNFNTLCWDGCDNAGNRLNSGVYLYRIKVISGNDSWLESTNRLIILR; encoded by the coding sequence CGATAATAATTCATTGCCTTTTTTTGAAAATAATATTCCTCTTCAGTCAACTGAAATAATTAATAATGCAAATATTGAAGAACCTGTTTTTATTACCCCTTCAGAAGAAGAATTAAATATTCTATCAACTAATAAAATAATTATTTCAAATGAAAATATCCTGATAAATACCCGTTATGAAATTGCAGCAAAAAAGCGTTCAGGGATTTTATCTTTTATTCCTTTCCGGAAAAATGTTACAACAGGAAAAATTGAAAAACTTAAAAGCGCTGATATTATTTTTGAAAAAACACCTGTATTAAATTCTACAAAACAAAAACATAGTTATGCAGAAAACTCTCTCCTGTCAACGGGTACATGGTATAAGCTAAAAGTTAAAGAGGAAGGTGTTTATAAAATAACATACAACGACCTTATACAGCAAGGGATTGATGTATCATCAATAAACCCTTTAAATATAAGGATTTTTGGAAATGGCGGAGGAATGCTTACTGAAGCAAACTGGGAAAGTAATTTCGATGACCTTATTGAAAATGCAATTTATGTTGAAGGTGAAAGCGATGGTGTTTTTAATGCCAATGATTATATTCTTTTTTATGGACAGGCTGCAACAAAAGTTAATTATGACACTCTTAAAAATATTTTTTACCATGTAAATAATATTTACTCTGATTACACATATTATTTTATCAATTTTAATTCACAACCCGGTAAACGAATTGCTACACAGGCTTCTGAGACAAGCACCCCCAATTACATAATTACAAAATTCAATGATTTTTATTACCACGAAAAAGATTCAATAAATATTTTAAAATCAGGAAAAGAGTGGTATGGCGAATACTTTGATGGCATTTCTGAAAAAAATATAACCTTTAAAATTCCTAATATTGATATATCTACACCGGCAATTTTAAAATTGAATATTGCTGCAAGAAATTCAAACGACACATCTATTATTGAATTTTCAACCGATAATAAAAATAAATCTTTTACCATTCAGCCTATCCCTGCAGGGTTTACAGCTGATTATGCTATAATTGGTGAAGATTCATTAAGCTTTCCGCCTAATGATGAAAATATAAATGTAAATATTAAAAACACTACAGCAGGAGCTGTAGCATGGTTAAATTTTATTGAAATTAATGCTGTACGTAATTTAATATTTTCATCACCGCAAATGTTATTCAGAAATACATCTTGTATTGGTACAGGCAAAATAACAGAATTCAAATTGGCAAATGTTTCACCTGATATAAAAATATGGGATATTACAGATCCTTTTAATATTAGCAACCAGGAATTTTCCATAAATGCTGCTACCGCTAGCTTTAGTTTAGCAACTGATTCACTTAAACAATTTATAGCTTTTGATTACACAAATTTTTATAAGTCCGAATTTATTGGCAAAGTCGAAAATCAAAATATTCACGGAAGTACCACTCCTGATATGGTAATAGTTACCAACCCGCTTTTTAAAACACAGGCGCAACGTATTGCAAATATTCATGAAACGCTTGATAATTTTAATGTTGCTATTTATACTCCTGAAGAAATATATAATGAATTCTCATCCGGCTCCCCTGATATTACCGCTATACGTAATATGATGCGAATGTTTTATGACCGTTCAGATGCAACAAATGATTATCATAAATATTTACTATTATTTGGCGATGCCTCGTATGATTACAAAGGAATATTACCCGGCAATACGAACTTTGTTCCCACTTATCAATCTCATAGCTCTTTGGTACTTGTTACATCATATTTAACTGACGATTATTATGGAGTACTTGACAGCACTGAAGGATATTATTCAAATGGCTCACTTGATATTGGAATAGGAAGGTTTCCTGTAAAAACAATAGAAGAAGCGCAAGGAGTAGTTAATAAAATTGAAGCTTATCTATCAAAAAACGATACTTATACTGAAACCAACGGGTGCAACACATACACCCAGGAAAATTCAGGCGACTGGAGAAATATTTCTTGTTTTATTGCCGATGATGAAGATAATGACTTACATATCGATCATGCAGAAACAATAGCAAAATACGTAGATACAACGTATAATAATAATAATGTTTATAAAATTTACCTTGATGCATATAAACAATTCGATAATTCCTATCCCGATGTAAACAAAGCCATAGATGAACAATTACAGAGAGGCTGCCTGCTTTTAAACTATACAGGACATGGAGGTGAAACAGGTTTGGCAGGAGAAGGAATTGTTCAAATATCTGATATTCTTAAATGGTCAAACATCAATAATATGCCAGCTTTTATAACGGCATCATGTGAGTTCAGCCGTTTCGATGACCCATCAAGAACATCGGCGGGAGAACTGGTTTTACTTAACCCTCATGGAGGAGGAATCGCTTTATTCACTACCACACGTATCGCGTTTGCATATTCAAACCTGAATTTTAATAAAAGTTTTTGTAAAAATGTTTTCTTAAAAGACAGTATTAATGGATATCCAAGATTAGGTGATATACTTTCAAAATGTAAAAATGAAAACGGATGCATCATCAATATACGGCATATTGTTTTGCTTGGCGACCCTGCGTTAAGATTATCATACCCGGAAAATACGGTAGTTACAACCCACATCAATAATCATGAAATACAAACTGTACCTGATACGCTTATTCCTTTAAAACAATATACAATTAAAGGAATCATACAGGATGCGGGCGGAAATAAATTATCTAACTTTAACGGTTTAATTTATCCTACCGTATATGATAGTAAAATCTGGAATACAACATTAGCTAATGATGCAACGAGCATTCCCTATTTATTTAACACCCAGGAAAAAATTATTTTCAAAGGGAAAACATCTGTAATAAATGGCGATTTCGAATTTTCATTTGTGGTTCCCAAAGATTTAAATATTGATTATGGTCAGGCAAGAATAAGTTACTACGCAAAAAATGAATACACTGATGCTAACGGTTATTACGAAGGTTCTGACTTTATGATTGGAGGAATAGAATCCACGACAACAAACGATGATAAAGGTCCTGATATAAAACTTTATATTAATGATACTACTTTTATTTCAGGAGGGACTACAGATGCAAACCCTATATTTATTGCGTATCTTGAAGACACTACAGGCATTCAATGCACCGGGTATGAATTGGGTCATGATATGGTTGCTACACTTGATGATTCTGTAAAATATATTTTAAATGATTACTATACTCCTGAAATGAATACTTATAAAAAGGGTATAATTAATTTTCCTTTTACTTCTTTATCTGAAGGCATACATACAATAAATTTAAAAGCCTGGGATATAGCTAATAATTCTTCCAGTACTACTATTCCTTTTATTGTTACAAAACCGGGCAATCTTTCATTCAAAAATTTATTTAACTTCCCCAATCCTTTTAATGAAAGTACTTGTTTTTATTTTGAACATAATCAGCCATGCTGCGATATAGATGTTGAAATAGAAATTTTTAACATTACCGGACTTCTTGTAAAGGAAATTAAACAAACCATTTTAACATCCGGAAATAATTTTAACACTTTATGCTGGGATGGATGTGATAATGCTGGAAATCGCTTAAACAGCGGTGTTTACCTATACAGAATAAAAGTTATTTCAGGAAATGACTCATGGCTTGAAAGCACAAACAGGCTTATTATTTTAAGGTAA
- the porV gene encoding type IX secretion system outer membrane channel protein PorV, producing the protein MKKVFLYPTIILNIGLFLISISVISQNSSTSNVFQYSNKDLNTITTAVPFLMIAPDARAGALGDAGVASTPDANSLHWNPAKYAFIEKNMGFSVSYSPWLRALVNDINLAYLTGYKKFGKDQAIAASLLYFSLGDITFTDINGTNIGQFRPSEYAFDVCYARKFSEVISGSVALRYIHSNLTGGNFVGGAESHPGNSIATDISAFYQKDLEFGKTPAKLGVGINISNIGQKISYTETTERDFIPMNLRIGPSLTVDIDEYNQIAFLLDINKLLVPTTPVYETDSNGLPVTDAYGNNIILAGKDPNVSVVSGLFQSFGDAPGGFKEEIREFTISTGVEYWYDKQFAIRGGLFYEDKTKGNRKYFTLGAGLKYNVFGLDFAYLIPIEQRNPLENTLRFTLLFDFDAFKEQNKTE; encoded by the coding sequence ATGAAAAAAGTTTTTTTATACCCGACAATTATCTTGAACATTGGGTTATTTTTAATTTCAATTAGTGTTATTTCTCAGAATTCTTCAACTAGTAATGTTTTTCAGTATTCCAACAAAGACCTGAATACTATAACAACAGCAGTTCCTTTTTTAATGATTGCTCCTGATGCCAGAGCCGGAGCTTTAGGTGATGCCGGTGTTGCATCTACTCCTGATGCCAATTCATTGCATTGGAATCCTGCAAAATATGCTTTCATTGAAAAAAACATGGGATTCTCTGTTTCATACAGCCCATGGTTAAGAGCTTTAGTCAATGATATTAACCTGGCTTATCTTACAGGCTATAAAAAATTTGGTAAAGACCAGGCAATAGCAGCTTCTCTTTTATATTTCTCATTAGGCGACATTACATTCACTGATATTAATGGTACCAATATAGGTCAATTCAGACCCAGTGAATATGCTTTTGATGTTTGTTATGCCAGAAAATTTTCAGAAGTAATATCTGGAAGTGTAGCTCTTCGTTATATACACTCAAATCTTACTGGTGGCAATTTTGTTGGCGGAGCTGAATCACACCCGGGAAATTCAATAGCTACTGATATTTCCGCATTTTATCAAAAAGATTTGGAATTTGGAAAAACTCCTGCAAAACTTGGAGTTGGCATTAATATTTCCAATATAGGTCAAAAAATTTCTTATACTGAAACTACTGAAAGAGATTTTATTCCAATGAACTTACGAATTGGTCCATCATTAACTGTCGATATTGATGAATATAATCAAATAGCTTTTTTACTTGATATTAACAAACTACTCGTTCCAACTACTCCTGTATACGAAACGGATTCTAATGGACTTCCTGTTACTGATGCATATGGGAATAATATTATACTCGCAGGCAAAGATCCAAATGTTTCGGTTGTAAGTGGATTATTCCAGTCCTTTGGTGATGCTCCGGGAGGATTCAAAGAAGAGATCCGTGAATTCACAATTTCAACCGGTGTAGAATATTGGTACGACAAACAATTTGCTATTCGCGGTGGTCTTTTTTATGAAGATAAAACAAAAGGTAACCGTAAATATTTCACACTTGGCGCAGGTTTAAAATATAATGTTTTTGGGCTTGACTTTGCATATCTTATTCCTATTGAACAACGCAATCCGTTAGAAAACACTTTGCGATTTACATTATTATTCGATTTCGACGCGTTTAAAGAACAAAACAAAACCGAATAA
- the ispF gene encoding 2-C-methyl-D-erythritol 2,4-cyclodiphosphate synthase produces the protein MKPRIGFGFDVHQLTENRDFFLGGIKIPHTKGALGHSDADALIHAVCDALLGAANLGDIGKHFPDTSAKYKNIDSKILLKEVVKLLEEKKYSIGNIDITVCLQKPKIAQYISEMKKTMADVMQITEADLSIKATTTEKLGFTGREEGIAVYAVAIIF, from the coding sequence ATGAAACCCCGCATCGGCTTTGGTTTCGATGTTCACCAATTAACTGAAAACCGCGATTTTTTTCTTGGCGGAATAAAAATTCCTCACACTAAAGGGGCATTAGGTCATTCCGATGCTGATGCGCTAATACATGCAGTTTGTGATGCCTTGCTTGGCGCTGCAAATCTTGGAGACATAGGAAAACACTTTCCCGACACTTCTGCAAAATATAAAAATATCGACAGTAAAATTCTGCTGAAAGAAGTTGTAAAATTATTAGAAGAAAAAAAATATTCTATCGGAAATATTGATATTACAGTGTGTTTACAAAAACCAAAAATTGCTCAATACATTTCTGAAATGAAAAAAACTATGGCTGATGTAATGCAAATAACTGAAGCAGATTTATCAATAAAAGCCACAACAACCGAAAAGCTTGGATTTACGGGCAGGGAAGAAGGTATTGCTGTATATGCTGTTGCTATAATTTTCTAA